The DNA segment GGCCGCTGGAGGCGATCGCGCGGAACAAGGTGAACGTGAAGAAGGTGATCACGCACTGGCCGGACATGCTGCGGGTGGCCGGCTCTCTGGTCACCAACCAGGTCCGCGCCTACGACCTGCTGCGGATGTTCGGCCGCGAGGGGCATCCCACCCCGCTGGGGCAGGCGTTCGCCGAGTACGGGCGCATCGCCAAGACCCTCCACCTGCTTGCCGTCGTCGACCCGGTCGACGACACCTACCGCCGCCAGATGCACAAGCAGCTCACCGTCCAGGAATCCCGCCACAAGCTCGCCCGCGACATCTGCCACGGCAAGAAGGGCACCATCCACCAGGCGTACCGGGATGGGATGGAGGACCAGCTCGGGGCGCTGGGGCTCGTGCTGAACGCCGTGGTGCTGTGGACGACGCGCTACATCGATGCCGCTGTCGCCCAGCTCCGCGCCGAGGGCCACGAGATCAGGGACGAGGACATCGCGCGGCTGTCCCCGCTCAAGCACAAGAACCTCAACTGCCTGGGCCGCTACAGCTTCACCGCCTCCCAGCCGGTGAAGGGGCTGCGGCCCCTGCGCGACCCGGACACTGCCGACCTTGACGATGACGACGACGGCCAGGAGGAGTGAGCGCTGCATCCGCCGTCCGGGGCGGGTCGTTGTACTCCGGGAAACGGGGTGCCGGTAAGAACGCTGTCACCGATCCTGCTGGTTTATTCCGTACCCAGCAGGTTCGTCACCAGCCGCAAACGGCGGCATCCCTATGACGGGCCCGGCAGTCCGTGTTCCTCCGTTCTACGGACACGGACGGTTACCCATGGAGACGTCGGTGTGCCGTCCGGGTCCAGACCACACGGCCACAGCCTGTTGAAGATGTCCGACAGCTCCATCACGGTCAGGGGGTTGGTGTTGCCGTGGTCGGCGGCCTCCCGGGCGAGGGTTTCGGCGCCGTCCCGGTCCCCGACCTCCTTCCGCATCCTCGCCAGGTAAGTCAGGGCGTTAGTGTCGCCGAGGTCAGCGGCCTGCCGGTAGAAGGTTTCGGCGCCGTCCCGGTCCCCGACCTCCTTCCGCATCATCGCCAGGTGGGTCAGGGCGTTGGTGTTGCCGTGGTCGGCGGCCTGCCGGGCGAGGGTTTCGGCGCCGTCCCGGTCCCCGACCTCCTCCCGCATCCAGGCCAGGTGGGTCAGGGCGTTGGTGTTGCCGTGGTCGGCGGCCTGCCGGGCGAGGGTTTCGGCGCCGTCCCGGTCCCCGGCCTCCTCCCGCATCCAGGCCAGGTAAGTCAGGGCGTTAGTGTTGCCGAGGTCGGCGGCCAGCCGGTAGAGGGTTTCGGCGCCGTCCCGCTCCCCGGCCTCCTCCCGCAACTCGGCCAGGAGGGCCAGGGTCTCGGTGTCGCCGTGGTCGGCGGCCTGCCGGTAGAGGGTTTCGGCGCCGTCCCGGTCCCCGGCCTCCTCCCGCAACTCGGCCAGGACGGTCAGGGCGTTAGTGTTGCCGAGGTCGGCGGCCAGCCGGTAGAGGGTTTCGGCGCCGTCCCGCTCCCCGGCCTCCTCCCGCAACTCGGCCAGGACGGTCAGGGCGTCCGTGTCGCCGAGGTCGCCGGCCAGCCGGGCGAGGGTTTCGGCGCCGTCCCGGTCCCCGGCCTCCTCCCGCAACTCGGCCAGGTAAGTCAGGGCGTTAGTGTTGCCGAGGTCGGCGGCCAGCCGGTAGAGGGTTTCGGCGCCGTCCCGCTCCCCGGCCTCCTCCCGCAACTCGGCCAGGACGGTCAGGGCGTCCGTGTCGCCGAGGTCGCCGGCCAGCCGGGCGAGGGTTTCGGCGCCGTCCCGGTCCCCGGCCTCCTCCCGCACCCTGGCCAGGTGGGTCAGGGCGTTAGTGTCGCCGTGGTCGGCGGCCTGCCGGTAGAGGGTTTCGGCGCCGTCCCGGTCCCCGGCCTTTTCCCGCACCCTGGCCAGGTGGGTCAGGGCGCCGGTGTCGCCGTGGTCGGCGGCCTGCCGGGCGAGGGTTTCGGCGCCGTCCCGGTCCCCGGCCTTTTCCCGCACCCTGGCCAGGTGGGTCAGGGCGTTAGTGTCGCCGTGGTCGGCGGCCTGCCGGTAGAGGGTTTCGGCGCCGTCCCGGTCCCCGGCCTTTTCCCGCACCCTGGCCAGGTGGGTCAGGGCGCCGGTGTCGCCGTGGTCAGCGGCGCGTTGGCGGAGGTGGTGGCTCCATTGCAGGCGGTGCCGGTCTGCGGCTGCTTGGGCGAGGTTGTTCAGGTCGTCGGGGTGGGTGAGGCGGGTGTGTGCGGCATACCAGAAGGATGCGGGTGGGCACAGGTGGCGGCGGGTGGTGCGGCCGTGTTGTTCGAGGTAGTCGGCGAGCAGGAGCACCGGGCCTGCGGGGCTGGGCGGCGTGGTGCCGGCGTCGGTGGTGGGGGTGGGCGGGCGTTGTGAGGGCCGGGGCGTGGTGCGGCGCAGGGGTTCTTGCTTGCCGTGGACTTGTTCGGCGAGTTCGGCGTAGGCCTGATCGGCCCAGTCGTCGGTGAGCAGGTCGTAGTCGTGGTCGCTGAGGTAGTCGCGTGCGGCGTTGGTCAGGAAGGCCTTAGGGATGTGGAGGCCTGTGCCGAGTCGGCGTGCGTCCATCGCTGCTTCCAGAAGCGCGCGGGAGGCGGCCTGGCGGGGCTGTTCGTAGCGGCGCAGGAGCTCGGGAGCTCCGGCCAGGTCCTGGGTGATCCGGCCGCCGTTGCGGCTGCGAGTGAGGGCATCGGCCAGCAGGGCGT comes from the Streptomyces sp. NBC_01591 genome and includes:
- a CDS encoding tetratricopeptide repeat protein is translated as MLDDLDRQRSALSELRSRLDEGRARADLGMEQLAIRAKRGRTTVSNALSPNKGVPSAATVAALARALKLPVPELLELRRTAAGETGTASADVSGPGRPIGQWDPHELEVHPAGPGKSPSDADGVRVLPGYARREHDQVLANAVTAAATGRSQIVVLVGASSTGKTRACWEAVQPLAEKGWRLWHPFDPTRAEAALEDLHRVGPRTVVWLNEAQHYLGNRKVGERIAAAVRQLLQDEKRGPVLVLGTLWPVYAHKYTAPPTPGEDDPYSLVRELMAGHTVSVPETFDSAALATATALAEQGDALLADALTRSRNGGRITQDLAGAPELLRRYEQPRQAASRALLEAAMDARRLGTGLHIPKAFLTNAARDYLSDHDYDLLTDDWADQAYAELAEQVHGKQEPLRRTTPRPSQRPPTPTTDAGTTPPSPAGPVLLLADYLEQHGRTTRRHLCPPASFWYAAHTRLTHPDDLNNLAQAAADRHRLQWSHHLRQRAADHGDTGALTHLARVREKAGDRDGAETLYRQAADHGDTNALTHLARVREKAGDRDGAETLARQAADHGDTGALTHLARVREKAGDRDGAETLYRQAADHGDTNALTHLARVREEAGDRDGAETLARLAGDLGDTDALTVLAELREEAGERDGAETLYRLAADLGNTNALTYLAELREEAGDRDGAETLARLAGDLGDTDALTVLAELREEAGERDGAETLYRLAADLGNTNALTVLAELREEAGDRDGAETLYRQAADHGDTETLALLAELREEAGERDGAETLYRLAADLGNTNALTYLAWMREEAGDRDGAETLARQAADHGNTNALTHLAWMREEVGDRDGAETLARQAADHGNTNALTHLAMMRKEVGDRDGAETFYRQAADLGDTNALTYLARMRKEVGDRDGAETLAREAADHGNTNPLTVMELSDIFNRLWPCGLDPDGTPTSPWVTVRVRRTEEHGLPGPS